A stretch of Aedes aegypti strain LVP_AGWG chromosome 2, AaegL5.0 Primary Assembly, whole genome shotgun sequence DNA encodes these proteins:
- the LOC5570920 gene encoding lysozyme 2 yields the protein MKHLKLLFLLISFALTIQGIYLSNLNSTCFRCLCEASTGCSNRLRCDQGYCGPFSISRAYWIDAGKVVKAQDDPNRWGSYEECANNYDCATDIITQYMEKYGKDCNNDGLVDCVDYAMLHINGGPTCHLPLNLEFSRKFNNCLLQNRRLRVANGARSGGRMLRWK from the exons atgaagcatctgaaattattattcctGCTCATCAGTTTCGCATTAACGATACAAGGAATTTACCTTTCGAACCTTAACTCAACGTGCTTTCGATGCCTGTGCGAAGCATCCACCGGCTGCAGTAACCGGCTTCGCTGCGATCAAGGG TACTGTGGACCGTTCTCGATTTCGCGGGCCTATTGGATCGATGCCGGCAAAGTGGTGAAAGCTCAGGACGATCCGAACCGTTGGGGATCGTATGAAGAATGTGCGAACAATTATGACTGTGCCACCGACATCATTACGcaatatatggaaaaatacgggaaagaTTGCAACAACGACGGATTGGTGGATTGTGTCGATTATGCGATGTTGCACATAAATGGAGGGCCAACATGCCATTTACCGCTGAATTTGGAGTTTAGTCGAAAGTTCAACAATTGCTTGCTGCAGAATCGACGGTTGCGGGTTGCAAACGGAGCAAGGAGTGGTGGGCGCATGTTGCGTTGGAAGTAG